A window of Kiritimatiellaceae bacterium contains these coding sequences:
- a CDS encoding STAS domain-containing protein, which translates to MSVACTKEQGIGIITLSGPLTAATVEAFREQLAAWQSGEADIKNFVFDLSAVDFMDSAGLGSLIAALKRITERGGDMKLACLQKKPRMVFEITRAYKVFEIFDTVEEATKAARQ; encoded by the coding sequence ATGAGCGTAGCATGCACAAAAGAACAGGGAATCGGAATCATCACACTATCCGGCCCGCTGACCGCCGCAACGGTCGAAGCGTTCCGCGAACAGCTGGCCGCATGGCAGTCCGGCGAAGCCGATATTAAAAACTTCGTCTTCGACCTGTCCGCCGTTGACTTCATGGATAGCGCAGGGTTGGGTTCGCTTATTGCGGCGCTCAAACGCATTACCGAACGCGGCGGCGACATGAAACTTGCCTGCCTCCAGAAAAAGCCTCGCATGGTGTTTGAAATTACCCGCGCCTACAAGGTGTTTGAAATTTTCGATACCGTCGAAGAAGCCACTAAAGCTGCCAGACAATAA
- a CDS encoding sugar transferase, translated as MSESIYQARKELFKTLDLPVSKADIKRLRWRQRSRLLVWEWALNSLLIIKRLMDVVCSLMAIVLLIPLFIVVSVLIVIEDGWPVLYVQPRVGINGRIFNFYKFRSMRRGADRIKEQLMAQNESTGGVIFKMKKDPRITRIGRVLRRFSIDEMPQFFNVLSGDLSLVGPRPPLPSEVAQYTLEERKRLHVKPGLTCLWQVGGRSDIPFDQQVRLDMEYIHSRGIWQDIRIMLKTVPAVLFGRGAY; from the coding sequence ATGAGTGAATCCATATATCAGGCTAGAAAAGAGCTTTTTAAAACGCTCGATCTCCCGGTGTCCAAGGCGGACATTAAGCGCCTTCGCTGGCGCCAGCGCAGCCGTTTGCTGGTTTGGGAATGGGCGCTGAACAGTTTGCTTATCATTAAACGCCTGATGGATGTCGTTTGCAGTCTGATGGCCATCGTTCTGCTCATACCGCTTTTCATCGTTGTTTCGGTGCTGATCGTGATCGAGGACGGCTGGCCGGTGCTTTATGTCCAGCCGCGTGTCGGCATCAACGGCCGCATTTTTAATTTCTATAAATTCCGCTCCATGCGCCGCGGTGCCGACCGGATCAAGGAACAGCTGATGGCGCAGAACGAATCAACGGGCGGCGTGATTTTTAAAATGAAAAAAGATCCGCGCATCACGCGGATCGGACGGGTTCTGCGCCGCTTCAGCATCGACGAAATGCCGCAGTTTTTTAATGTGCTTTCCGGCGACCTGTCATTGGTCGGGCCGCGTCCGCCGCTTCCGTCTGAAGTGGCGCAGTACACGCTCGAAGAACGTAAACGGCTGCATGTTAAACCCGGCCTTACCTGTCTCTGGCAGGTTGGCGGGCGCTCCGATATTCCTTTCGACCAGCAGGTGCGTCTGGATATGGAATATATCCACAGCCGGGGTATTTGGCAGGACATCCGCATTATGTTAAAAACCGTTCCCGCCGTCCTTTTCGGGCGGGGGGCGTATTAG
- a CDS encoding NAD(P)/FAD-dependent oxidoreductase → MISSDVIIIGGGAAGIFAAAVCAEAAPELNVLVLEKGAKPLAKVRVSGGGRCNLTHQCSDIREFVKNYPRGGAELIGPFHRFGPAETVEWFESHGVPLVTLDDGCLFPRSDTSEDVINALLATGVNVRTNAEVFKVRRFDGGFNVKLADGEQLSCRKLLVATGGGEFIEGLGHTIEPCVPSLFTFNTSDKEFTALAGIVVEDVRVSAPGLKADGALLITHGGVSGPAVLRLSSFGARTLAETNYRFEMKINWLPAQSEEQVFQTLEKFRAASPRKQVGTWSPVGLSARLWKLLVARAGVDEAREWGACPVKALRHIAAQVSGFVLPITGKNRHREEFVTCGGIRLKEIDFKTMQSRLVPDLYFAGEVMDIDALTGGFNLQAAWTTGYLAAQSLLN, encoded by the coding sequence ATGATTTCTTCTGATGTCATCATAATTGGCGGCGGAGCGGCGGGAATTTTCGCCGCCGCGGTCTGCGCCGAAGCCGCGCCGGAGCTGAACGTTCTCGTGCTGGAGAAGGGCGCGAAGCCGCTGGCGAAGGTACGCGTTTCCGGCGGCGGGCGCTGTAATCTGACGCACCAATGTTCCGATATCCGCGAGTTCGTGAAAAACTATCCGCGCGGCGGCGCGGAACTGATCGGTCCGTTTCACCGCTTCGGCCCGGCGGAGACGGTCGAGTGGTTTGAATCGCACGGCGTACCGCTGGTAACGCTCGACGACGGTTGTCTTTTTCCGCGCTCCGATACGTCTGAAGATGTCATCAACGCGTTGCTGGCAACCGGCGTGAATGTCCGGACGAACGCGGAAGTTTTCAAAGTCCGGAGATTTGACGGCGGATTCAACGTCAAGCTGGCGGACGGCGAACAGCTTAGTTGCAGGAAACTGCTGGTGGCGACCGGCGGCGGCGAATTTATTGAAGGGCTCGGCCATACGATTGAACCGTGTGTGCCGTCGCTTTTTACGTTTAACACGTCGGACAAAGAGTTCACCGCGCTGGCCGGAATCGTCGTGGAAGATGTCCGCGTCAGCGCGCCGGGACTGAAAGCCGACGGCGCACTGCTGATTACGCACGGCGGCGTCAGCGGCCCGGCGGTTTTGAGACTTTCGTCGTTCGGTGCGCGGACGCTGGCGGAAACAAATTACCGTTTTGAAATGAAAATCAACTGGCTTCCGGCGCAGAGCGAGGAACAGGTTTTTCAGACGCTGGAAAAATTCCGCGCCGCCTCGCCGCGCAAGCAGGTCGGAACGTGGTCGCCGGTCGGCCTTTCAGCCAGACTCTGGAAACTGCTGGTCGCTCGTGCCGGTGTGGATGAAGCACGCGAGTGGGGCGCATGTCCGGTCAAGGCGTTGCGGCATATCGCCGCGCAGGTCAGCGGTTTTGTTCTGCCGATTACCGGAAAAAACCGGCACCGCGAGGAGTTTGTCACCTGCGGCGGCATCCGGCTGAAGGAAATCGATTTTAAAACGATGCAAAGTCGTTTGGTTCCCGACCTTTATTTCGCCGGTGAAGTGATGGACATCGACGCGCTGACCGGCGGTTTCAATCTGCAAGCGGCCTGGACGACCGGCTATCTGGCCGCGCAATCACTGCTGAACTGA
- a CDS encoding NADP-dependent malic enzyme, with amino-acid sequence MKINPSPSYSIDLTVESKLDRQALEKIIIAAEGVPALSEGVASPFRFVVNCRSSDHQQEIFKALEKTAGTRVVSADEVTFRSHLGGKIEVTSKLDLTAKGALAIAYTPGVGRVCMAINEDVARADALTVKKNMVAVVSDGTAVLGLGDIGPEAGMPVMEGKAMLFKEFGGVDAFPICLATKDTEEIIRTVKLLAPTFGGINLEDISAPRCFEIEERLKAEMDIPIFHDDQHGTAVVSLAALYNALKITGKKMENLKVIVNGVGAAGVACSKILLAAGVKNLVGFDRTGAIYRGRRDGMNPVKEWFAQNTNPDNEQGTLSESLKGADLFLGVSAPGCITADDVKNMAKDPIIFAMANPIPEIMPEVAKPWARIMATGRSDYPNQINNVLCFPGIFKGALRCRASAISEGMKLAAARAIADLVSADELCEEFIIPSVFDRRVADVVADEVERVARAEGLAREVIDGKTLYKLR; translated from the coding sequence ATGAAAATTAATCCGTCTCCCAGCTACAGTATCGACTTAACCGTTGAATCGAAACTCGACCGTCAGGCGCTCGAAAAAATCATTATTGCCGCCGAAGGCGTGCCCGCCCTGTCCGAAGGCGTCGCCAGTCCGTTCCGCTTTGTCGTCAACTGCCGCAGCAGCGACCACCAGCAGGAAATTTTTAAAGCTCTAGAAAAAACCGCCGGAACCCGCGTGGTCTCCGCCGACGAAGTGACATTCCGTTCTCACCTCGGCGGAAAAATTGAAGTGACGAGCAAGCTCGATCTCACCGCCAAAGGCGCGCTGGCCATCGCTTACACGCCGGGCGTCGGACGAGTCTGTATGGCAATCAATGAAGATGTCGCCCGCGCCGATGCACTGACCGTCAAAAAGAATATGGTGGCGGTCGTTTCCGACGGCACGGCGGTTCTCGGACTCGGCGACATCGGCCCTGAAGCCGGTATGCCGGTGATGGAAGGCAAAGCAATGCTGTTCAAAGAATTCGGCGGTGTGGACGCGTTCCCGATCTGTCTGGCAACCAAAGATACCGAAGAAATTATCCGCACAGTCAAACTGCTGGCGCCGACGTTCGGCGGCATCAATCTCGAAGATATTTCCGCGCCGCGCTGTTTTGAAATTGAAGAGCGGCTGAAAGCGGAAATGGATATTCCGATTTTTCATGACGACCAGCACGGCACCGCCGTGGTTTCGCTGGCGGCGCTTTATAACGCGCTGAAAATCACCGGCAAGAAAATGGAAAATCTGAAAGTGATCGTCAACGGCGTCGGTGCCGCGGGCGTGGCCTGCTCAAAAATTCTGCTGGCGGCAGGCGTAAAAAATCTGGTCGGCTTTGACCGCACCGGCGCGATCTACCGCGGACGAAGAGACGGCATGAATCCGGTTAAGGAATGGTTTGCTCAAAATACCAACCCCGATAACGAACAGGGAACGCTGAGCGAGTCACTGAAAGGCGCCGACCTGTTCCTTGGCGTTTCCGCGCCGGGCTGCATTACCGCCGACGATGTGAAGAACATGGCGAAAGATCCGATTATTTTTGCGATGGCCAATCCGATTCCGGAAATTATGCCGGAAGTCGCTAAGCCGTGGGCGCGTATTATGGCGACCGGACGCTCGGACTACCCGAACCAGATCAACAATGTTCTTTGCTTCCCCGGAATTTTCAAAGGCGCACTGCGCTGCCGCGCCAGCGCAATCAGCGAAGGAATGAAACTGGCGGCGGCCCGCGCAATTGCCGATCTGGTTTCCGCCGACGAGCTTTGCGAGGAGTTCATCATTCCGTCGGTCTTTGACCGGCGCGTAGCAGACGTGGTTGCCGATGAAGTGGAGCGGGTAGCGCGCGCCGAAGGACTGGCCCGCGAAGTCATCGACGGCAAAACGCTCTACAAGCTCCGCTGA
- a CDS encoding Hpt domain-containing protein: MALMRAIETVRKLVPDLDGRISQFEVETFEMDDELIAAFCEELERMTGELQTGLDSKNNELVRVAAHSIKGMGGTMGLPEISVLAQEVELTLRSGQMPRCADLCNALISWSHEFITRNQ, encoded by the coding sequence ATGGCACTTATGCGCGCAATTGAAACAGTTCGTAAGCTGGTTCCCGATCTGGATGGACGGATCAGCCAGTTCGAAGTCGAAACCTTCGAGATGGACGACGAACTGATCGCCGCCTTCTGCGAAGAACTTGAACGGATGACCGGCGAGCTTCAGACGGGTCTCGACAGTAAAAACAATGAGCTGGTTCGCGTGGCGGCGCACTCTATCAAGGGCATGGGCGGCACGATGGGACTGCCGGAAATTTCCGTGCTGGCGCAGGAAGTCGAGCTGACGCTTCGCAGCGGACAGATGCCGCGCTGTGCGGATCTCTGCAACGCACTGATTAGTTGGTCGCACGAATTTATCACCCGGAACCAATGA
- a CDS encoding homoserine dehydrogenase, which translates to MKEVKIGILGFGTVGAGVVEAVLKNGELMAQRTGLFPVIGKIADLDIKTDRGVKVDSSLLTTDALSVINDPEIDVIVELIGGVKLAKDFVLRALKNGKPVVTANKALLAEAGHELFEASVQSGAGLYFEASVGGGIPVLRALRDGLVGNKIKSMYGILNGTCNYILTRMEREGLDFDAVLADAQKLGYAETPPDLDIDGIDTAHKAVVLASLAYGAPVSMDAFTIEGIRGLSHREIEYADELGYRIKLLAVIREVNGEIEMRVEPSLVPKKHLLAAVHDAYNAVFVEGDVVGSTLYYGRGAGRLPTASAVIGDIMEAAAGKGGCSDWLLKNKALPVRDAANISIRCYLRLSLKDQPDVIAQVAHVLGKNKISIGAVMQKEQNAGEQVPVVFLTHKALEKNFVAAMEEIERLNVVDGKPVRMAIEDFE; encoded by the coding sequence ATGAAGGAAGTAAAGATAGGCATTCTGGGATTCGGCACGGTCGGTGCAGGCGTGGTTGAGGCTGTCCTCAAAAACGGCGAACTGATGGCGCAGCGCACCGGACTTTTTCCAGTCATTGGGAAAATCGCCGACCTCGATATTAAAACCGATCGCGGCGTCAAAGTGGATTCATCGCTTCTGACGACCGATGCGCTTTCTGTCATTAACGACCCGGAAATCGACGTGATTGTCGAGTTGATCGGCGGCGTCAAGCTGGCCAAGGATTTCGTACTGCGCGCGCTGAAAAACGGTAAACCGGTGGTCACGGCCAATAAGGCCTTACTGGCGGAAGCCGGCCACGAACTGTTCGAGGCCTCCGTCCAAAGCGGGGCGGGGCTCTATTTTGAAGCCAGCGTCGGCGGAGGCATTCCGGTTCTGCGCGCCTTGCGCGACGGCTTGGTCGGAAACAAGATCAAGAGCATGTACGGCATTCTGAACGGAACCTGCAATTACATCCTGACGCGCATGGAACGCGAAGGGCTCGATTTCGACGCCGTGCTGGCCGACGCCCAGAAGCTCGGTTACGCTGAAACGCCGCCGGATCTGGATATCGACGGCATCGACACCGCTCACAAAGCGGTGGTGCTGGCTTCGCTGGCTTACGGCGCGCCGGTTTCGATGGACGCTTTCACGATTGAAGGCATCCGCGGACTGTCGCATCGCGAAATCGAATATGCCGACGAACTGGGCTATCGCATTAAACTGCTGGCCGTCATCCGCGAGGTAAACGGCGAGATCGAAATGCGCGTCGAGCCGTCGCTGGTGCCGAAGAAACATCTGCTGGCGGCGGTGCACGATGCATACAATGCGGTCTTCGTCGAAGGCGATGTCGTTGGCAGTACGCTTTATTACGGACGCGGCGCAGGCCGTCTGCCGACCGCCAGCGCGGTGATCGGCGACATCATGGAAGCGGCGGCAGGCAAGGGCGGATGCAGTGATTGGCTGCTGAAGAACAAGGCTCTGCCGGTGCGCGACGCGGCGAATATTTCCATCCGCTGCTATTTGCGCCTTTCGCTGAAAGATCAGCCGGACGTGATTGCTCAGGTCGCGCATGTGCTCGGCAAAAACAAAATCAGTATCGGCGCGGTTATGCAGAAAGAGCAGAACGCGGGCGAACAGGTGCCGGTGGTGTTTCTGACTCACAAGGCGCTGGAAAAGAACTTTGTCGCGGCGATGGAGGAAATCGAGCGGCTGAATGTGGTGGATGGCAAACCTGTCCGCATGGCGATTGAAGATTTTGAATAA
- a CDS encoding response regulator has protein sequence MSPVMAEPVPAGVRPDLSGKVLVVDDERPNRLYLKKLLSSYGCEVSEAVDGPSALEMVRRERPDLILADVVMPGMDGFEFCGAVKSLAATRDVPVIMVTAKGQIEDLKKGFDLGAMDYIRKPFDARELVLRVGNALALKRSNDALAHWKRRVSHELELAGKIQQSMFSTEPLFSKPFEVRINYRSSMDVGGDAFDVIALPDGGCCVYVADVSGHGVAPAMISSMLKATSTELIRTFYERGPAFICNELHSRLRATLNNPAYYATLLMALYEPDAGRWVCMNCGHPDPVVICGGKPVAFPAGGGGIPVGMPIGPDRPFAEEDQTILESCPGMHILFYTDGLTEALHRETGEECGEETLKTLFARVSANPYAIDCPAALLNLIEAENYAIGHDDCTAITIRMAEPSGVLMDKTIAVDMQAVSDCTEEMEKRLLEKADEDLAARVRLVAIEHCMNVVEHSGLSAQDTIWVQLILNEHGCRLVCVDGGREWDLSGANATEPGLDDYAEGGRGLLITNVAADCVERYRRDARNIVSYVFRRQAD, from the coding sequence ATGAGCCCGGTCATGGCAGAGCCGGTTCCGGCAGGCGTTCGACCTGATCTGAGCGGGAAAGTGCTGGTTGTGGATGATGAACGTCCCAACCGGCTTTATCTGAAAAAGCTTCTTTCCTCCTACGGTTGCGAAGTTTCCGAAGCGGTCGATGGTCCGTCGGCGCTGGAAATGGTACGTCGCGAACGGCCCGACCTAATTCTTGCCGACGTCGTTATGCCCGGCATGGACGGTTTTGAGTTTTGCGGCGCGGTAAAATCGCTGGCCGCGACCCGCGATGTGCCGGTGATTATGGTGACGGCCAAGGGACAGATCGAAGACCTTAAAAAGGGCTTCGACCTTGGAGCCATGGACTATATCCGCAAGCCGTTTGATGCCCGCGAACTGGTATTGCGCGTCGGCAATGCGCTGGCGCTTAAACGCAGCAATGATGCGCTGGCCCACTGGAAACGGCGCGTATCGCACGAGCTGGAGCTTGCCGGTAAAATTCAGCAGTCGATGTTTTCCACCGAGCCGCTTTTTTCCAAGCCGTTTGAAGTCCGCATTAACTACCGTTCTTCCATGGATGTCGGCGGCGATGCCTTTGATGTGATTGCTCTGCCGGACGGAGGCTGCTGCGTTTATGTGGCCGATGTCTCGGGGCACGGCGTTGCTCCGGCGATGATTTCTTCGATGCTGAAGGCCACTTCCACGGAGCTGATCCGGACGTTCTACGAGCGCGGCCCGGCGTTTATCTGTAACGAACTTCATTCGCGACTGCGCGCGACGCTCAACAATCCCGCCTATTATGCCACGCTGCTGATGGCGCTTTATGAACCGGACGCCGGTCGCTGGGTTTGTATGAACTGCGGACATCCTGATCCCGTGGTTATTTGCGGCGGTAAACCGGTTGCATTTCCTGCCGGCGGCGGCGGGATTCCCGTCGGCATGCCGATCGGGCCTGACCGGCCTTTCGCCGAGGAAGATCAGACGATTCTTGAATCCTGTCCCGGTATGCACATTCTGTTTTATACCGACGGACTGACGGAAGCGCTTCATCGCGAAACCGGCGAAGAATGCGGCGAAGAAACATTGAAGACGCTCTTTGCGCGCGTTTCCGCAAATCCATACGCCATTGACTGTCCTGCGGCACTGCTCAACCTCATCGAGGCGGAGAACTATGCGATCGGCCACGACGACTGCACGGCCATCACCATCCGGATGGCGGAACCGTCCGGCGTTCTGATGGATAAAACCATTGCGGTTGACATGCAGGCAGTTTCAGATTGCACGGAGGAGATGGAGAAGCGGCTGCTGGAAAAGGCCGATGAAGATCTGGCGGCGCGCGTCCGGCTGGTGGCGATTGAACACTGCATGAATGTGGTGGAACATAGTGGGCTGAGCGCACAGGACACCATCTGGGTGCAGCTGATTCTCAACGAGCATGGCTGCCGGCTGGTTTGTGTGGACGGTGGCCGTGAATGGGATTTGTCCGGGGCGAATGCGACCGAGCCGGGGCTGGATGACTATGCCGAAGGCGGGCGCGGGCTGCTGATTACCAATGTCGCCGCAGATTGCGTTGAGCGCTATAGACGTGACGCGCGGAATATCGTAAGTTACGTCTTCAGAAGGCAGGCCGACTGA
- a CDS encoding NDP-sugar synthase, translating into MRAVLYTGGKKTWAEMLGERPWALLPVGSRPLLSYWLELCVDLGITDVQIILGKDAEYIEMFCGNGEKWGLNINYSFIRPDDDPRAYLLRDPDRWSDGLLYAGEAIFPRRLAGFTQEKLQELLKGCCIRCNERSAFFVSRSQARIDSFIQQKDCGTMAADVPESAGLDFTFIRDISHYYQLNMDIVRNEMGRYLSSGYSSVDGASIGYNVITPPSVTFTPPLAIGNDCRIGAISSIGSGTVISDHVLIDRQCEISDSIILSDTYVGRNLEIKGKIVSGNRIIDPEDGTCLEIEDPWLVAQTRPQNYMRDFLRAVFGWEFALLLAVMQFIPFIFLYSLIRLSGLGRFVNRACWGIGGNKISVSYFVASNPVPSFLLMIFYGISLDRFPQLLSVLKGKLWLCGQVPKAVNGSEIKDSYRYFPAVFSYSDAFIEIDKQMDALYYAHTRSLAADLCILRHALLHRLIEVETLCPSATGQRSL; encoded by the coding sequence ATGAGAGCCGTACTCTATACCGGTGGCAAAAAGACGTGGGCGGAAATGCTTGGGGAACGTCCCTGGGCATTGCTTCCTGTCGGCAGCCGTCCGCTGTTGAGTTACTGGCTTGAGCTGTGTGTTGATCTCGGTATCACTGACGTACAGATCATTCTCGGGAAAGACGCCGAATATATTGAAATGTTCTGCGGCAACGGTGAAAAATGGGGCCTCAACATCAACTACAGCTTCATCCGTCCTGACGACGATCCCCGGGCTTACCTCTTGCGCGATCCAGACCGCTGGAGCGATGGTCTGTTGTACGCTGGCGAAGCGATTTTCCCTCGTCGCCTTGCAGGATTTACACAGGAAAAACTGCAGGAGCTTCTGAAAGGCTGCTGCATTCGGTGTAACGAAAGATCGGCCTTTTTTGTCAGTCGGTCTCAGGCACGGATCGATAGCTTCATTCAACAGAAAGATTGCGGCACGATGGCGGCGGATGTGCCTGAATCAGCAGGTCTGGACTTCACCTTCATCCGCGACATCTCTCACTACTACCAGCTCAATATGGATATCGTCCGGAACGAAATGGGCCGATATCTTTCCAGCGGATACTCCTCGGTCGACGGTGCTTCAATTGGCTACAACGTGATCACGCCGCCTTCCGTTACGTTCACGCCGCCACTGGCCATCGGTAACGACTGCCGTATCGGAGCCATCTCCTCCATCGGTTCCGGTACTGTCATTTCCGACCATGTTCTCATCGATCGGCAATGCGAAATTTCCGACAGCATTATTCTTTCCGATACATACGTCGGCCGCAATTTGGAGATCAAAGGCAAGATCGTTTCCGGGAACCGTATCATTGATCCGGAAGACGGAACCTGCCTTGAAATTGAAGACCCGTGGCTTGTCGCGCAGACCCGGCCTCAGAACTACATGCGCGACTTTCTGCGTGCTGTTTTCGGCTGGGAGTTCGCTCTCCTGCTTGCCGTCATGCAGTTCATACCGTTCATTTTCCTCTACAGCCTCATCCGCCTTTCCGGTCTTGGACGGTTTGTGAATCGCGCCTGTTGGGGAATCGGCGGAAATAAAATCAGCGTCTCATACTTTGTTGCCAGCAACCCGGTTCCGAGCTTTTTGCTGATGATCTTCTACGGAATATCACTCGATCGTTTTCCTCAGCTGCTAAGTGTGCTGAAAGGAAAGCTCTGGCTGTGCGGGCAGGTTCCTAAAGCAGTCAACGGCAGCGAAATCAAAGATTCCTACCGTTATTTCCCGGCGGTTTTCAGCTATTCCGACGCCTTCATCGAAATTGATAAACAGATGGATGCGCTCTATTACGCCCATACCCGTTCGCTGGCCGCCGACCTGTGCATTTTGCGCCATGCGCTTCTGCACCGGCTCATTGAAGTCGAAACGCTTTGCCCCTCCGCAACAGGTCAGCGGAGCTTGTAG
- a CDS encoding aspartate kinase, with protein MKVVKFGGTSVANAEQISKIVKIVTADTDRRIVVVSAPGKRNKADTKVTDLLIALANTVIAGKDFEADLMAVVNRYAEIQRDLKLPEAVTKTIEADLRGRIKGRGKNDAQFMDAMKAAGEDCAARVIAEAFTKAGFPAKYVNPGEAGMLLSDDFGNAQVLDESYPKLAALKNIKEIVIFPGFFGVTKGGDVATFPRGGSDITGAILAAAVKADVYENFTDVDSVCSMDPRIIENPPAIDCMTYREMRELSYAGFGVFHDEAIVPAVRANIPICIKNTNNPAAPGTMVVPKRAPGEQTVVGISSAPGFCAVYIDKYMMNREIGFGRRLLEILEDEGISFEHTPSGIDNMSVILASANLPAAKEEKVVARIKAELKPDAVLVEHGLALIMVVGEGMHYTPGMAAKATQAMFSAGVNLEMINQGASEISMMFAVKDTDREKALRALGSAFFGI; from the coding sequence ATGAAAGTAGTTAAATTCGGCGGGACATCCGTCGCCAATGCAGAGCAGATTTCGAAGATTGTAAAAATTGTCACGGCCGACACCGACCGCCGCATCGTGGTGGTTTCCGCGCCGGGCAAACGGAATAAAGCCGACACCAAGGTCACCGACCTGCTGATCGCGCTGGCGAACACCGTCATTGCCGGAAAAGATTTTGAGGCCGACCTGATGGCTGTGGTGAATCGCTACGCCGAAATTCAGCGCGACCTGAAACTGCCGGAAGCCGTGACCAAAACCATCGAAGCCGATTTGCGCGGACGTATTAAAGGCCGCGGCAAAAACGACGCACAGTTTATGGACGCCATGAAAGCCGCTGGCGAAGACTGCGCCGCCCGTGTCATTGCTGAAGCCTTCACCAAGGCCGGATTCCCGGCGAAATACGTCAATCCCGGCGAAGCGGGCATGCTCCTGAGCGACGATTTCGGTAACGCTCAGGTGCTCGACGAGTCCTATCCGAAGCTGGCCGCGCTGAAAAACATCAAAGAAATCGTGATTTTTCCCGGCTTCTTCGGCGTCACCAAAGGTGGCGACGTCGCGACGTTTCCGCGCGGCGGTTCCGACATTACCGGTGCGATTCTTGCCGCGGCGGTTAAGGCTGACGTCTATGAAAACTTCACCGATGTGGATTCCGTCTGCTCGATGGATCCGCGCATCATTGAAAATCCGCCCGCCATTGACTGTATGACCTACCGCGAAATGCGCGAACTTTCCTACGCCGGTTTCGGCGTTTTCCACGACGAGGCGATTGTGCCCGCTGTGCGCGCCAATATTCCGATCTGCATTAAGAACACCAATAATCCGGCGGCTCCCGGCACCATGGTTGTGCCGAAGCGCGCGCCCGGCGAACAGACGGTGGTCGGTATTTCCAGCGCTCCCGGCTTTTGCGCCGTTTACATCGATAAATATATGATGAACCGCGAAATCGGTTTCGGCCGCCGCCTGCTTGAAATTCTGGAAGACGAAGGCATTTCCTTTGAACACACGCCGTCAGGGATTGATAACATGTCCGTCATTCTGGCTTCGGCCAATCTGCCGGCGGCAAAAGAAGAAAAGGTTGTCGCCCGGATTAAAGCCGAATTGAAACCCGATGCGGTGCTGGTCGAACACGGACTGGCGCTGATCATGGTCGTAGGCGAGGGGATGCATTATACGCCCGGCATGGCCGCCAAAGCGACGCAGGCGATGTTCTCCGCCGGTGTGAATCTCGAAATGATCAATCAGGGCGCGTCGGAAATCAGCATGATGTTCGCCGTCAAAGATACCGACCGTGAAAAAGCTCTCCGTGCTCTTGGTAGCGCTTTTTTTGGGATTTAG